The window GTACGTTCTCTAATCCAACGCAACATTATCGTTTTTACtgtatttatttctttctcttattggTTTTGTACGACCCAACATTTAATTCCAAAGTCTTCTAACTATGCGGTATTTTTACCCTGCTTCACTTATATTTTTCTGTCAAGAACAACATCCATGTCACTACTCCAAGAATCCAAGATCATATGCGGCCTTCAAACCTTCCCCATACACTTCAAGCCAGGTACATGCagaaaaaaattccaaaacataCATTGGAAAAATGTGAAACAGGTTATCAAGAAAAGCAAGAGACAAAAATCTCACACTGAATCATCTGTTTGGGATGTTTGGGAAGAAGAGGAAGGTGAAGAAAGCCGAGTGGCATAACCGTCAATTCCATAGCTACAATTATCTTCAAGACCGCCTATTCCACTAGACCCGCCATTCAATTCCCACCCAAAGGCAAGCCACCCTCCCTCGTTGACAATAGCCTTAACAAAATCCACCCTTCGTGCAGCAACCAACTCCTCTTTTGTAGGAAAAGCTTCGGGCTTATCGGAATTCTGCATAAACTCAAGAATCTCGGGTTCGGAAAACTCTCCGCCCCAATCCTTACACCGCCGCAAGAAGTCAGTGCAGGACCAGCACAAACCCTTGTAGCAGGTTCCCCTCCAAGAAGAATGGAGAACCGAACCAGGTTCGGCCCCAAACCGGCGTGCCTGCCAGGTCCGGCCGGGGAAGTAGAGCGGGGCGACGAGGGACGGGATCAGGTGAGGCGAGAGCAGCGAAAGGGAGGGTGCGGTGAAGAAATGCATGCTTGGTGAAAGCAACTGTGCGTGACATTGAAAGAAGAATAGAAGAATAGAAGAATATCAGGAAAGGAGATGATGAATGCAGATGGAAAATCTTGCTATATATGCACTCAATAACAAACTTGCAGATTATTtgcaataataaaaagaaatattaagaattttatcATTCATTCGGTTTTCTCTTTTTTACGATCACAAAATCTGAGGTAGTTAGGCTGACGTGAAATTCTTATGGCCTCCTCTGGTGCAACCGCTTGATTCTGACCTACAATGGGACTTGTATTTGAAGTAATCATTGGCCTGTAGGTCCATAAATTAATATGGAGTATTTCGTGGAACAGGCAATAGAGAAAATAAGAGTGGAGCGcgacaagaaaagagaagagtgaGTCGGCGAAGGAAGCAACGAACAATGCCTCATATTGGAAGGTAAAAAGAAGATACTACTTTTTCGTTTGAACTGTCAgttatttggatattttttacTGGAAAGTAGTATATTTTAAAGGTACAACTGTATTGAAAGATTCAACAGGAAATTTGAACtcaaaattatatctattttgctattttaaatttgttaataataatcgAAATTCAGCgttatcaattaaataagaaaaaatgtttttttttaaaacacaactTACAATTTGAGATAACATTTTGAGTTTGCACATAGAAGAATAAACTTATCAATATGTAGAATGCAGGGAATATgttaattattcttaattttctaaaaaaaacatatccTTTAATTTCATACTTTGTTTTGATTCATTCCTATTATTATCTCCTTATTTccttctatttataagaaagcttaatattatttttttttcctatttttataattatattttatgtgagactcaattttttaatgtttaatgtagtcccttatattataatttatgttcaattttgtCATTTTGGCTAACgacgtttaaatcgttaacggttaAATGTCCGGATGCCCAATCAGTGAATAACATGACAATTAATGGCTGACGTGGACACTTAAAGACATATTGATGTGGATTTATGTTATTTGGAATTGATTTTCTGATATTAaggctctttttttttttttttgtgtgaacCTATTGTTTTCGTCAATTGGATTTTAATGGGTTTTCTAAATAAAGGTTTTTGAGGTGTGAAGGTATGATCGTGGTTTGGTAGGGAAATCAAGAAGAAAGCGAACATCGGTGACTTTATCATTCAAATTGGAAGCATTGATCTTTGTCAAAATCAGGTTTGCCTTCGTAATCTACGCTCTATCACATTGGTTTTACATTTGTTGGGGTGATGTTTTGAAGAATTGTGTAAAATGTTTTCGATGTGAGTGTGTAAGGCATTGGTCTGTAACATTTTATAATTGCTTTTCTGTGGGTGATTGTCGATTTTGTGTTTTTGGGTGTGGTTTCCCATACCCTTTACCTATTACTTTTAGCGTTTACAGTGGTCTCATGCCCATAAAGGGTATTTTGCAGGCTTGCATTTGGGATGTCTGACGAGAGGTTTTAAGTTTTGGTCCACTATAGTAGGACCTTGGTAAAGGAGATTCCTTTTCAATATATTGGTGAGCAAGTGACTTATTGGAGTATGGACCCTGACAAATGGAATTATTTCGAAGTGTTAGGTGTCGTTAAGGATTTAGGGTATATTGAAGTGAGTGagttattttattgtattgaaaTTATTCTGCATAAGTTGTATGATGACAGAGATGCAATGAATATGATAAACGTGACTAAGTATTTTGGGGAATTTGATATGTTTGTTGTCCACGATCTGGATGAGGCAGAGGtggttgaaaatgaagaagTTCTTTTGCTCTGTCATGGAAGTTTAGAGAATGGAGAAGGTAGCCATGTAGGTGAGGATGAGGATGAAGTGGAGGAGCAGGGTTTGGATGACGTGGAAGTGGAGGGTTTGGATGAAGTGGAGGTGCAGGATATGGATGACATGTAGTTGGAAGTGGAGGAGGAAGTAGAGGTGCAAGATATGGATGACCAGCAGGTGTAGGGGGAGGAAGAAGTACACATTGAAGATTTTACTTCGAGTGAGGATGATGACGAAGGGGAGGTGCAGGGTGAAGTTGGTGAACAAGTACTGGATGAAGGACAAGTGGATGTTGATGTACATATTGATGAAGATGTAAATAACAATATAGAAGAGTCTGTATCAGTAGAAGTTAATGTAAATGAAGAAGATAGTGATGAAGAAGACAATGATTTAGAAACAGTTCATAGTGCACATACCCACAGAAAATCAAATGACAAGGGGTTCTTTGTGATCTTCTAGTATCAACATCTTCATTAGCAGTTATTTGTTTGGTCTCCTCAGTCCTTTTCTCCTCTAGCCAAGTAGACACAACAACATCAGGTTGTTTGATTGGATTAGTGTCTGCATCAGCCATCTGAACGTAGCAGACTCGTATACTATCATGTCTCTGCTGATCACGATCTGCTTCTTTTTTGGATCATACAGCCTGTATGCACCTGTTGGATGATACCCCCATGAGGATGAGAGTTTCACTTCTGTCGTCCAACTTCTTCCTTGTTTCATCTGGGATGTGTTTGTAGCAGACCGAGCCGAAAATCCTCAAGTGACGCACATCTGGTTTTCTTTCCTGACCAAGCCTCTTCGGGTGTGCATGCTGGTAATGCTTTGGTAGGGCTTCTATTCAGCAAGTATGTAGCATTCGAGACTGCTTCTCCCCACAAGTAATGCAATAGCCTTCTTCCTTTGATCATACACTTGGTCATATCAAAGAgcatttaatttcttctctctGCTAATCCGTTGTGCTGGGTGTGTAAGGCGTTGTAACTTCATGAAGAATCCCTTTGTCGACACAAAACTTACTCATTTCTCCAGAATTAAATTCGTCTCCACCATCAGTCTTGAAAATCCTGATTTGCTGGCCAAATTGCCTCTCAACCATGGAACAGAATTTAACAAATTATGTGTaagtttctctcttttctcttaacAAATATACCCAAACTTTTCTAGATAATTCATCTACaaagagtaaaaaatatttgttacctCCTAGAGATGGCACGTCAAAAGGACCACACACGTCTGCATGCACAACGTCCAACAATTGTCTTGCTCTCTTGGGTGCATGTCTTTTAAAGACCTTCCTGGTTTGTTTTCCAACAGGACAACTTTCACAGACCTTGATCGGTGCAACTATTGTAGGAACACCTCTCATAAGATCTTTAACTTTCAGTTGACTCAGGCTCTTGAAATTTAGATGCCCATAACGATAGTGCCACAACCACTCATCTTCTCCAGCACCAGTTGTAGCCAAACACTGTATCTCTATTGCGTTCAGGTTCATTTTAATGGTTTGATTCTGCGCAAGGGGAGCTTTGAGTATCATTTGTTGTCTCTTGTCGAATACCTCAATATGTCTTTGTTGCATCTTCATGGTATATCCCTTCTCCAAGAGTTTTCCGAGACTTAAAAGATTGATTTTCATCATAGGAACGTATAAAAGATTGTGCATGTACACAGATCTTCCTTCTTTGCGTGTGATCATCACTTTGCTTGAACCTTCAACTCTAATGATGTTGTTATCTGCAAAACACACAGTGCCTTTGATGCTTGTGTCTAAGTCGAGCAACCAATTTCTATTGCCAGTCATGTGGTTGGAACAACCTGTATCCAAATACCACGATGTTTCTTCATCTGCATGGGTTGTTTTTCCAGCAAGCAACACATGTTTTGTTTGGTCGGTCTTTCTTGCACACTTGTCTGTTACCCCACTCATATTTTGAATGTGTCTTTCCTGTGCAATTCTCCAACTATCATCATTTCTGTCATGCGCTGTGACACTCATCAGTAAAACGTGATTAGAGTCTGATTCCAGCTCTTCTTTCGCAAGATTTGCCTCATCACTCTTCACTTTCTTTGCGTTTTCATTGTGCCAACACTCAGATGAGTAATGGCCATACTTTCCTCTTCCTTTATAATTTCCTTCTCTTTGCTCGTTGCTACTATCATCTTTGGTTTGTTCAAAGGTATTAGCGAATCTGCCTCCATTTCGACCGCCACGACCACCACGCGATCTTCCTCTACCTCTGCCAGTTCCACGATTCTTGTAGGTTTGACTGCTTCTAGCTTGCAGTGCTTGGTTTGTTTTTTCCGTTGCATTCTTTTCCGTTGTTCTTCAAGAGAGTTTTGTAACTCTTCCACTTTCATCTTCTCCAAATCCTTGCTTTCTTCGATCGCCACAACAATATGATCGAACTGAGGTGTTAGTGTTCTTAGGATCTTTTCAACGATCTTCTTATCTTTTACCACTTTATCATACGCCCGCATTACATTAACAACCACCTGAATTCTGTCAATATATTCTTCAACGGTTTCTTGCTCTCCCATACTCAAGAACTCATATTGTCTCTATAGTGATTGTAGTCTCACCTTCTTCACCTTTCTTGAATTTCCATATCCATCTTGTAATATATCCCAAGCTTCCTTGGTTGTCGTTGCCTTTGACACTTTCTGAAATATCGTCGCAGAAACGCACTGGTGCAAGAGCATACGTGCCTTGCAGTCCAGCTTCTTGTTCTCTTTGTAGACTTTTTTTGCTTCTTCTGTGTCTCCCTTTGAGGGTTCTTTAAATCCTTTCTTAATGATTTCGTCAACTTCTTGAAAGCCTAAGATAGAATCCATTTTCACACACTAGTCATCGTAATTCTTTCCGTCGAACATCGACAAGCCGCTCTGGATCATTCCCGCCATCGCCTTTCAATGTGAACCCTTCTTCGCTAATTGAGTCCTTCGCATGTTCGATGCTTTACCAGGTTCTCAACCTGTTGCTCTGAATATCACTATTAGCGCTGGTACTATAGTGTGTATTAGAAAGTGTGACAGAGaataaagagagagaagagagcaaatacaaaaaatggagaaaatgaTAGTAATCTCATTAACTGGAAAGCTGATATATAGTATATCAGGTACAAAAGTAGAAGACTGTCCTTTGACAGTTAAAACCGTTATGTAGTTTAGGTTTACATTTTAATAGACCCTACGCTTAAAAGGCAAAGTCCCGATAGTAGGACACCTAAGTGAGGTGTGCTAGCTCTAACACATTGGTTGAGTGCTTGTTGACGAGGATTGCATGATGGAGGATGCAACTTTGGTAACCATGCTGTTAAACTCACCATCACCATTCCCTGTCATAACaacttttattacaaaatttcatatatttctatCAAATAACGACGATgctattttcatataaaaaaatttacatccaCTTGACACTTTTactgttttcaatattttttttcaaatacaaagtaaaaatttaagtttaacttttttataccAGTTCTATAACCGATGTAAAAGATCGAAAACTTTTTATACCTCCACTTTTATTTCTATtcaaaaaatagatataaaaagtcttttttaacatatataaaagatttttttgcactagtgcctatttgttttattaagttTTCCAAGAAATAAAGATTGAGTCCCACATTTAGAAACAACTTTTCTCACCATGAAGAAATAAGGTTTTACATTGCTATTAaagttttgatgtttttttttctgcattttatTCACAATTTTGTCTATGAAGAAAAGTActataatcatttaaaacatataatattattttgtgatgtGTTAGGatcattttctactttttaaatataattttattgtaaaaataaatttattttttctaaagaaaaacaaattagataTTGATTAATGGACTGTTTGACATGAATTAACGTTCCTCAGTACACTGTTCAACGTTAAATTCCTTCCAGTGATTCTTCCTAGATAAGAACGCACTCAACTACGTTAAACATCGGTTACATACAGATTTGATGTCAATTTCAAGATTGTGTAATTCGATATCAATTGACGTCCAGTGGGACGACGTTTAATTATCGTCTTTCAATATAATGTTAGAACTTGGTCAGACGTTAAATgtctaaacttttttaatacgGCAAGATATTTAAATGTTACACTCGTACCTGAACTAGATAATACCTATCATTGGAGAGTAGAACCAATTTAGTAAATTACAATTTTCTCGACAATTTTTTAATCACACGAAATCTTGTCAGAAATTTTGTACAGAGATTCACACGGTGATTTTTTCTGAGTTGACCAGATAAAAAAATACTTCACGccaattttaacataaaatattcaaGGTTCAATAattataggttttttttttactcaatatttatttttattcccgCGAGACTTTCAACTTATTCTTTCTTGATTTAATAATTCGGAGGTCTCTGGagattttttcaattgggtccttcaattttgaaagtgaattATTAGGTCTCTAGttttgtcaatttgattcaataagacCCTTTTCGTTAACTGCAGATAACGTGGTGAAGTTTTTTAACATGTGACActctgacgcttccaggtgggacagtttcaagtgcataggtggattaaaaattttttaaattattggataataaattaataaatgaaaacaaatcaataaatgaaattagtaaGCATATTAAAACTATCCTAATTTGGGGTCACAATTGGTCGTGTCTGCGAAATTGGGAAATCTGCCACTTAGGGTTCGTTGCCTGGTTCGTCATTGTGCTGACATTTGGTGAGCATCGATTTTGCGTGGGAAGTTAGGGTTATGATCTGCTTCCTTTTCGACATGAAAATACGTTACCTCTCATGCAAGATTTGTGTTTCGGTCATTGATGCCCTATGAgatcaaaaagtaaaaaagggtGAGACAATAAAAAGGAGGAAACACGAGCAACAACGGAGGGCAAAGCGGGGGAAGAAGCGGTGTTCGCCGCCAACGATGCTGAAGTCTATCACACGACGGTTATCATCGAAGAGGTCGAGTCGCTCAGCACGACGGATGCAGAATCGACGCGGTTGATGATGCACTAGTggaaattatactttttatagCAATTTTTTGTACCAGTTAAAATTTATCGGTTATAAAAAGTGATGCAATGGCAATTTcgtaaataaagaaaacttttcTACACAGGTGATAATAAAATCAGGTATGAAAAGTAATAGAGTGGCATAACcataaataactcaaataacTTTATACCGGTGTATCGTGAACAGTTATAAAAAATCCTTTGTTTTATACCTGTTATCCTTAAAACcggtttaaattatattaaatattctttattttttcgcAGCTTGCAGCTCTACTTTTTATTCTATGCAACTTTTTTTTCGTTCCTTCTCTTGTTGTCTGTCTCTTTGTTCTCCCTCCTTTCTTCCCCCTTCCTCCGGTTTCTCTCTTGCAGCTCCAAGTTATTTCATTCTCCTAccattgtttcttcttctttctcctgCCATTGTTCTCGTTCGTTGCTGTTATCGAAGTTGTCAAAGTTGTTGGATGAAGCTATTGGTCGGCATTTGAAGTTGTTCATCGTGGTTGAAGTTCTCGGCTATGGTAGATGAAACCCTTGCGGTGGTGTGCCGTCGGCAAGTGATATGTCGTGATGAGTACATCTGATAATTCTTCTCTGACCGTGTAATTTTCTGTTTCGCTTGTATCATTGTGTGCAAAATATTTATGCTGTTGCGGACATCTGTTTCGTTGTTTTAGATGTTGTTTGGCTGAGGAAGAGTGCAAATGCATATTTTAGATCTAAGCTAGGGTCTTCGTGACTGTTCCAAATTATTGGAGTTTCTTCCAGTTGGATGAAAAGTTGCGATCGAGGTCGTAGCCGTTAGCGGCCGCCGGGAAGGGGAAGTATGAGATGTCacaggtggtggtggtggcgatAGTGGGTGACAGTGTTATATATGGGAGAAATAAAAtaggaagaaaatggaaagagAGGAAGGGGCCGGGGCAAGAAATGAGAGACGCTGCCATTAAAGAACCCTTGTAACACGATGGCGTAGGGTCCAAGATTTCCACCATCAACTCAATAACCTGTATAATTGCAACTTGCAAAAACAGGCATTTCTAGCTTAAGttagagtttcaaaagattaaagcAGATGATAATAATACATATACGAGAGGAAATAAACATATGCAACATAAATTCCTTCCTCAGAATTTGGTTTTAGTGCTTACGAGAGAGGTAGAAACAACAACCAACTCAGTTATTGTGTCCTCGTGATCATAGGCTTTGATGATCATCCCATTCGTTTTTATTACTGCGAAAGGGTTGGAGGAGGGGGAGTTTGTGAGTCCCTTAGTGAAGAAATTGAGGAAAAGACAAATGcagaatttttttctctctctcatggTTTCCCAGGTAAGGCCCAATTAAAAGATTAGTtccttttcaaatttgtttGGACTGAAATGACTTCTGTGTTGCGTGTCAATTGATAATAACTTTTGCTTTGTGCATCTCTGTATGATGTGGAAGCACATATAAAGACTCATTTAAGGGGTACAATAAAGTATGATATGGAAGCACATATATAGATGTTAGCAGTACGAATTCTGCTCACTGACTTTTAGTCTATCTTATCAGGGAGTTCCAATTATATATATGGGCGATGAATATGGACACACAAAAGGGGGAAACAACAATACCTATTGTCATGATAATTATGTGATCCTCTTGTCcacttaaaattttcaatgcATACCCCACCATATTTTCAATTCTATTAATTTCAACCTTTTTGCAGCTTAATTACTTCCAATGGGACAAAAAGGAAGAATCCTCGTTAGACTTCTTTAGATTTTGTTGCCTTGTGACTAAGTTCCACCAGTAAGTACTTCTTCAGTTTAATTGTTTTGTCGTTGGACTTTTGCTTTTTGTATCATATTCCAACGTTATAATCCTGCAGGGAATGTGAATCTATGGGCTTAGATGACTTCCCAACATCAAAGAGGCTACAGTGGCATGGTCATTTCCCTGGGATGCCAGACTGGTCAGAAACTAGCCGTTTTGTGGCTTTTACCATGGTAAGCTAATTTTGTTGGCCATATTGCCGTGTATAAGAATTGTTGCCAGTGAAAGACAACAAGAATCAAATCTTGTGATATAGGTTGGAAAGGGTCTGTCTAAGGATGTGAAGGCTCGTAAACTTGCTTTACAGCACTGGCTAGAGACAGTAAGTCTCATAGCTTTAAAGTGACAGTGTTCAAATTAAACTGATAATTTCTCTAACTGGTTGCCAACTTGAACAGATTGACCCTCGACATCGCTATGGTCACAATCTTCAATTTATTATGTGAAATGGCTTTGCTGTGATAGTTCCGAACCTTTCTTCCATTGGTAAGATTGTAACAAGAATGAAAATCCAATTTCTGGTTAACATGTAACTTTCAATCAAAGTAACGGATAAATCAACCTACAAGTGTAGGCTTGATGTTGGGGAAGGCAAGGAACTATTTTCTGAGATGTTCCTGATTAAAACTTCAGCAGCAGTGCATCAAATATCTTGGTCCAATGAGTTTGTTGGTTCAACACCAGTACATTTTTGCTTTGAGAGTAgatgtatatataaaattatggcACTGGGTTTTATGGACTGAGTTTGAGTCTATAATTGGATATTTCAgcagtaaaaaataaaatgtggtAGTAATAAAGTAAATGATGattctgtttttaatttttgtattatggTAATTTTTGAAGTATGGTGCAGATTGAAGAAATAGGAAATGGTTTTATTTGGTTGGAGAGGTACGTACATAACATAATAGTGCCATTAGGTTTTGGTGTCGTATTTATTCATATAgcttatattatataatattctcGTATTATATAGAAaggtattttaaatattatataagttatatcATGTAATGTTAGTATAAAGTAGTcgtgttttaaatattatataagctatattatgtaaaattagtataaggaattgtgtttgaaaattaaccaaacaaaaGTGTGGATTAAGCATGATGTAGgattttaattagtatatgttGACTATTTTATGTTGTCTTGGTTAACTTACTATTATGTTGTCTATTTAATTATTGctttaaaaatgtttgacaTATATCGGGTTCCCTTTGATTtcccttttcatctttttttcaaGCAGAGGAATCTATGTCATGTTAAAATATGTCATGAACAAGCCATGATATTTTACTTTAGAGAAATATTCAAACCTGCTTATGTACCTTAACTGTCAAGCAACatgtaaaagtaattttaaaagttgtttCTTTTACAGGTGGAGAGGATGGATTATGAAGTAGCTATTGAGAATGGAAGGCTCATGTATAAGAAAAGTGGGAAACCTGTTGACACAACAGGAAAAGCAGAATGGATTTTTGTACTTAGTACATCCAAGACTCTTTATGTACGATCAAGgcacatttcattttattttatatgaattacatttttatatgattttttaatcatttgtaaatgatattaaaagtttcaatattacattttaagtTTAGGAACTATTTTATATGCAATGATGTTAAGTAACTAtgttatgtaaatatatttaggaaTTTTGTTagataaatattacattttgatgtgtta is drawn from Vigna radiata var. radiata cultivar VC1973A unplaced genomic scaffold, Vradiata_ver6 scaffold_169, whole genome shotgun sequence and contains these coding sequences:
- the LOC111240847 gene encoding isoamylase 1, chloroplastic-like isoform X1, which codes for MIIPFVFITAKGLEEGEFVSPLVKKLRKRQMQNFFLSLMVSQGVPIIYMGDEYGHTKGGNNNTYCHDNYLNYFQWDKKEESSLDFFRFCCLVTKFHQECESMGLDDFPTSKRLQWHGHFPGMPDWSETSRFVAFTMVGKGLSKDVKARKLALQHWLETIDPRHRYGHNLQFIM
- the LOC111240847 gene encoding isoamylase 1, chloroplastic-like isoform X2, translating into MGDEYGHTKGGNNNTYCHDNYLNYFQWDKKEESSLDFFRFCCLVTKFHQECESMGLDDFPTSKRLQWHGHFPGMPDWSETSRFVAFTMVERMDYEVAIENGRLMYKKSGKPVDTTGKAEWIFVLSTSKTLYVRSRHISFYFI